ATTCTAGATAAAGTAAAGCCTAGACCAAAATATGATAAATTTTTTGCAGATTCTAAACTAATATCAATTTTTTTCAGAGTAGGTTTTTTCAAGAGAAACGAAATACTTCGAATAGTACTTTGAAGCAATTGCGCATAAATTATTGACCATACACCAAAATCTAATAATGCTAACACAATTGAAGCTATACTATAAATTGTTAAAGAAATAATATTAACATTTGCGATATATCTAAAATCCATTTCTTTTTGTACTAAGCTTTCAGAAACTATAGATATACTATTAATTAGAAAAATAATTGATAAAATTTTTAAATAAATCGGATTTTCTATATTTACAAATCCAGAAATTTGGCTAGAAAGCATAAATAATATTAAAAATAGGATTCCTCCAAAAATTACATTAATTAAATTTCCTGTAGAAATATCTTTATTAGATACTTCTTTTTTTTGAATTATTGCAGGACCAACGCCTGCAGTAGAAAAAATTTCAGCAAAACTGATAATGATTTGAGTTGCAGCCACAATTCCAAATTCTTTAGGTGTTAAAAATCTAGATAGAACAGCAATTGTAATCAATTTCATTAATGTACTTGAAAACGTAGATAAACCTATCCAAAAGAATCCTTTATACGTTTTGTTTCTCAAACTCAAACTATCTTTCCCCATTACTTTATTAAAAATCCTTTTAGTAATTCTTTATTCTCTAATGATTTTCTGTACAATTCTTTTCGTTCAACATCATAAGTATTTTTATACTCTCTTTTCCAATTATCATCTAATGTGTTATTAAGTAATTCGTACACTTGATTAGATTTGATATTGTTTATGTCTAAACAAAGATCATCTCTTTTAATTTGTCTGTAAAATCTCTTCGTTTTTGAATGATACGGAATCGCAATAGGTATTGAACCCAAGGCGTATGAGACAATACCCACATGAAGTTTGTTTGTAAGGACTACATCTAAACTAGATAACATGGCTGTTGTTTCCCATATTTCTTTGTGTCTAAAAATTGTATATCCATTTTTTAAGTTTTCGCTTAAATACTTCACAGCATCATTTTGCGCTTTGTTATCATTATCAATAATTAAAACAGCATGAATGTCTGAACGAGAGTTTAAAAATAATAATACGTCCTTAAAAAGATTTTCTAGTGAATTTCTATTTTGTTCAGTCTTACTGATTCCTATATGAATTCCATATTTTAAATTTTCGTTAATTGATTTAATTGTAGTCGGGAGATTATCAAAAGCAGTTTCAGGCAGAGCATCCTTAGTTAGAGAAAGTGCTACATCAGCAGTAACATTTATCTTAGAATCATCTATTCCTATTTTTTTCAAGTATGTTTTTGACTCTTCATCTCGAACTGCAATTAATTTTGCACGGTTACATATTTTTTTAACTTTTCTTTTTGTAAAAATATTTGTAATTTCTCCTACACCAGTTCCTACTATTGCTAAATCTTTATTGTTTTTAAAACCAGTATCAGCAACTTGTACATGTTTTTTAAAAAATGAAAATCCCCATCGCCATTTTTGAGTAGGTGGTTCTCCTAAATAACCACCAGCTCCGTAAACTATTTGTCCACTTTTTTCAATCGATTCAATACCTTTCAGAGAAGAAACTTCAATCTGTTCTCTGTATACTTGTGTAGCAAATGGTAATGCCACATCACCTTTAGTAATTTCTTTGATCCATGAAGTCTGAATTGCTAATATTAAGACATCTCCAAAATTATTTGGATGATATGCTCCATGTAAAGTCGTTAAATTCATTTTCATTATTATTACTTTCCCCATTCTTTATTTTTTTTAATTTTGAATCGTATCTTATTAGATGAATTATTATTAGCCCTTGCCAAAAAAACTTAAATTCCATTATTTCATTACCAAACCCAAACATAATTAAGAAAACTACAATAAATCCATATGTGTATATTTCATTATTGTGAGATTTAATCATATTTCTTAAGGCAAATAATAATACAAAATAAAACGAGATTAAAAGTAAAATTCCTACTATACCTGTTTCCATAAAGGTAGATACATACACACTGTGTGCTTTTCGAGCATATTCTTCTCTAAAACTTAAAAAGCCAGTTCCTAAAATAAAATTGGGATGAGAAAATGCATTTTCCCATATATCACTTCTCCCCGTAGTTGCACT
This window of the Exiguobacterium acetylicum genome carries:
- a CDS encoding polysaccharide pyruvyl transferase family protein, encoding MKMNLTTLHGAYHPNNFGDVLILAIQTSWIKEITKGDVALPFATQVYREQIEVSSLKGIESIEKSGQIVYGAGGYLGEPPTQKWRWGFSFFKKHVQVADTGFKNNKDLAIVGTGVGEITNIFTKRKVKKICNRAKLIAVRDEESKTYLKKIGIDDSKINVTADVALSLTKDALPETAFDNLPTTIKSINENLKYGIHIGISKTEQNRNSLENLFKDVLLFLNSRSDIHAVLIIDNDNKAQNDAVKYLSENLKNGYTIFRHKEIWETTAMLSSLDVVLTNKLHVGIVSYALGSIPIAIPYHSKTKRFYRQIKRDDLCLDINNIKSNQVYELLNNTLDDNWKREYKNTYDVERKELYRKSLENKELLKGFLIK